A single genomic interval of Pieris rapae chromosome 23, ilPieRapa1.1, whole genome shotgun sequence harbors:
- the LOC110996427 gene encoding elongation factor 1-alpha produces MGKEKTHINIVVIGHVDSGKSTTTGHLIYKCGGIDKRTIEKFEKEAQEMGKGSFKYAWVLDKLKAERERGITIDIALWKFETAKYYVTIIDAPGHRDFIKNMITGTSQADCAVLIVAAGTGEFEAGISKNGQTREHALLAFTLGVKQLIVGVNKMDSTEPPYHEARYEEIKKEVSSYIKKIGYNPATVAFVPISGWHGDNMLEPSDKMPWFKGWNIDRKDGKVEGKTLIEALDAIQPPSRPTEKPLRLPLQDVYKIGGIGTVPVGRVETGILKPGMVVVFAPAAITTEVKSVEMHHEALQEAMPGDNVGFNVKNVSVKELRRGYVAGDSKNNPPKGAADFTAQVIVLNHPGQISNGYTPVLDCHTAHIACKFAEIKEKCDRRTGKTTEVEPKSIKSGDAAIVTLMPTKPLCVESFQEFPPLGRFAVRDMRQTVAVGVIKSVTFKEVTTGKVTKAAEKAQKKK; encoded by the exons ATGGGTAAGGAGAAGACTCACATCAACATCGTCGTGATCGGCCACGTGGACTCCGGAAAATCTACCACCACGGGCCACTTGATCTACAAATGCGGTGGGATCGATAAACGTACCATCGAGAAGTTTGAGAAGGAAGCGCAGGAGATGGGCAAGGGATCCTTCAAGTATGCCTGG gtaCTAGACAAGCTCAAGGCGGAGCGTGAGCGTGGTATCACCATTGACATTGCTCTGTGGAAGTTTGAGACTGCGAAGTACTACGTCACCATCATTGACGCCCCTGGCCACAGGGACTTCATTAAGAACATGATTACTGGAACCTCTCAG GCGGATTGCGCAGTCTTGATAGTTGCCGCGGGTACCGGAGAGTTCGAAGCCGGTATAAGCAAAAATGGGCAAACGCGTGAGCATGCCCTGCTCGCTTTCACTTTGGGGGTGAAGCAATTGATCGTTGGCGTCAACAAGATGGATTCCACTGAACCACCCTATCATGAGGCGAGATACGAGGAAATTAAGAAGGAAGTCTCTTCCTACATCAAGAAGATTG GGTACAACCCGGCAACGGTTGCCTTCGTGCCCATCTCGGGATGGCACGGTGATAACATGCTGGAGCCTTCTGACAAGATGCCCTGGTTCAAGGGGTGGAACATCGACCGTAAGGACGGCAAGGTCGAGGGGAAGACTCTAATTGAG GCGTTGGACGCGATCCAACCACCATCCCGTCCCACGGAGAAGCCGCTCCGTCTTCCTCTTCAGGACGTGTACAAGATTGGTGGTATCGGAACAGTTCCTGTGGGACGTGTGGAGACTGGAATTTTGAAACcag GTATGGTCGTGGTGTTTGCTCCTGCCGCCATCACCACTGAAGTAAAGTCTGTGGAGATGCATCATGAGGCGCTCCAGGAGGCTATGCCTGGTGACAATGTCGGGTTTAACGTGAAG AACGTGTCGGTGAAGGAGTTGCGTCGTGGCTATGTGGCTGGTGACTCCAAGAACAATCCCCCCAAGGGTGCTGCTGACTTTACTGCTCAG GTGATCGTTTTGAACCATCCCGGGCAGATTAGCAATGGATACACCCCGGTACTTGACTGTCACACTGCCCACATTGCCTGCAAATTTGCTGAGATCAAGGAGAAATGTGACCGCCGTACTG GTAAAACCACTGAAGTGGAGCCGAAGTCCATAAAGTCTGGTGACGCGGCCATCGTCACCCTGATGCCGACAAAACCCCTCTGCGTTGAGTCTTTCCAGGAGTTCCCGCCGCTGGGACGCTTCGCTGTACGTGATATGCGTCAGACCGTCGCTGTGGGTGTCATCAAG AGCGTGACCTTTAAAGAGGTGACCACTGGTAAAGTCACCAAAGCCGCCGAGAAGGCCcagaagaaaaaataa
- the LOC110996424 gene encoding glutamine--fructose-6-phosphate aminotransferase [isomerizing] 1 has protein sequence MCGIFAYINHLTPKSRREILELLVNGLKRLEYRGYDSAGVAIDAPDQKDISVLKKKGKVAALEELLQQQSLDLAVEDCVDSHCGIAHTRWATHGEPSAVNSHPQRSGEDNAFVVIHNGIITNYKEVKTFLENKGYCFESQTDTEAIAKLVHHIYSQHKDYSFQELVEQVIQQLEGAFALCFKSRYFPNECVATRRGSPLLVGIKTRRRLSSDHVPIMYNNNKATRGVVPSLPRVNSHAHFEPEEERDVEYFFASDASAVIEHTNRVLYFEDDDVAHVKGGVLSIHRMSGSSTDPHQREIFTLKLELQQIMKGNYDYFMQKEIFEQSESIVNTMRGRLNFADGTVTLGGITDYIPEIKRCRRLMLIGCGTSYHSAVATRQLLEELTELPVMVELASDFLDRNTPVFRDDVCFFISQSGETADTLMALRYCKRHGALIVGITNTVGSSICRESHCGVHINAGPEIGVASTKAYTSQFVSLVMFALVISEDRISLQKRRADIIAGLHELDKKIKQVLALDDKVKALAEDLYRQRSLLIMGRGYNFATCLEGALKVKELTYMHSEGIMAGELKHGPLALIDDSMPVMMIVMRDPVYTKCMNALQQVTARQGRPIVVCEEGDTETKSLASRVLEVPKTVDCLQGVLTVIPMQLLAYHIAVLRECNVDCPRNLAKSVTVE, from the coding sequence ATGTGTGGAATTTTCGCATATATTAATCACCTGACACCTAAGAGTCGGCGTGAAATTTTGGAATTACTTGTCAATGGATTAAAACGTTTGGAATACCGAGGATATGACTCTGCTGGTGTCGCCATTGATGCTCCTGACCAGAAAGATATTTctgtcttaaaaaaaaagggcAAAGTAGCTGCTCTTGAAGAATTACTTCAACAACAAAGTTTGGACTTGGCAGTTGAAGATTGTGTCGATTCCCACTGTGGTATTGCTCATACCCGTTGGGCTACTCATGGTGAACCAAGTGCTGTTAACTCTCACCCTCAGCGTTCAGGAGAAGACAATGCGTTTGTTGTCATTCACAATGGTATTATTACCAACTACAAAGAAGTAAAAACCTTTCTAGAAAATAAGGGATATTGTTTTGAATCCCAAACTGACACGGAAGCTATTGCTAAGCTGGTTCATCACATTTACAGTCAACACAAGGATTACAGTTTCCAAGAGCTGGTAGAACAGGTAATTCAGCAGCTAGAAGGTGCCTTTGCATTATGCTTTAAATCCCGCTACTTTCCAAATGAATGTGTTGCAACACGTAGAGGAAGTCCTTTACTTGTTGGTATCAAAACAAGACGCCGTCTATCAAGTGATCATGTACCCATTATGTACAATAATAACAAGGCTACTCGTGGTGTAGTACCTTCTTTACCTCGAGTTAACAGCCATGCACATTTTGAACCAGAAGAAGAGAGGGATGTTGAATACTTCTTTGCCTCTGATGCTTCTGCTGTTATCGAACATACCAACAGGGTTCTGTACTTTGAAGATGATGATGTAGCACATGTAAAGGGCGGTGTTCTTAGTATCCACCGTATGTCTGGAAGCAGCACTGATCCTCATCAAAGAGAGATTTTCACACTTAAATTGGAATTGCAACAAATTATGAAAGGAAATTATGACTACTTCAtgcaaaaagaaatttttgagCAATCTGAGTCCATTGTAAATACCATGAGAGGTCGTCTTAACTTTGCTGATGGAACTGTTACACTTGGTGGAATCACAGACTATATTCCAGAAATAAAGCGTTGCCGTAGACTAATGCTTATTGGATGTGGAACAAGTTACCACAGTGCAGTGGCAACTCGTCAATTACTTGAAGAGTTGACAGAGCTGCCTGTGATGGTTGAattggcttcagatttcttgGACAGAAACACACCAGTATTCCGTGATGATGTATGCTTCTTTATTTCACAGTCTGGAGAAACTGCAGATACTTTAATGGCATTAAGATATTGCAAACGTCACGGAGCCCTGATTGTTGGCATAACAAATACAGTTGGAAGTTCAATCTGTCGTGAGTCCCATTGTGGTGTACATATTAACGCTGGTCCGGAAATTGGTGTGGCCTCAACAAAGGCCTATACCTCACAATTTGTATCCCTTGTTATGTTTGCCTTGGTAATAAGTGAAGACAGAATTTCTCTCCAAAAGAGAAGGGCTGACATAATAGCAGGCTTGCATGAATTGGACAAAAAGATTAAACAGGTGTTAGCGCTAGATGATAAAGTGAAGGCCCTGGCTGAAGATCTCTACCGTCAGCGGTCTCTTTTGATTATGGGCCGTGGATATAACTTTGCCACTTGTCTAGAGGGAGCCTTAAAAGTCAAAGAGTTGACATATATGCACAGTGAAGGTATTATGGCTGGAGAATTGAAGCACGGACCATTGGCGCTGATCGATGATTCCATGCCTGTTATGATGATTGTTATGCGTGACCCGGTTTATACAAAATGCATGAATGCCTTGCAACAAGTGACTGCCCGCCAAGGACGTCCAATCGTCGTGTGTGAAGAGGGTGATACTGAAACGAAAAGCTTAGCATCCCGTGTCTTAGAAGTTCCAAAGACAGTAGATTGTCTTCAAGGAGTCCTTACAGTTATCCCCATGCAGTTATTGGCATACCATATAGCCGTCTTGAGAGAATGTAATGTTGACTGCCCAAGAAATCTGGCTAAATCTGTAACTGTAGAGTGA